From one Magnetococcales bacterium genomic stretch:
- the uvrA gene encoding excinuclease ABC subunit UvrA, whose amino-acid sequence MKPKKIIIRGAREHNLKNINLELPTDALTVITGVSGSGKSSLAFDTLSAEGQRRYVESLSAYARQFLSMRSKPDVDAIEGLSPSISIEQKSTSKNPRSTVGTVTEIHDYLRLLFARIGKPFCHGCGDPIESQTISQMVDALLDLPEKTRMLLTAPIVMGRKGEYRKEFAQLQKQGFTRVLVDGETHEINEVPALNRKIKHTIAVVVDRLVVKPGIEARLADSLETALGLTEGIVNVLIPGAEAREILFSERHACIRCNISYPEIEPRLFSFNNPFGACTRCGGLGSEEYFDPELVVPNPDLTLRGGAVAPWAKPTAHQSREILYTVAEHFGIDIRTPWTDLPEGDREVLLNGGGEEKIRFKYRGFRRRRRTVHQQWEGILDLLEKRYVETESDEVREELRQYRSGSPCPTCQGQRLRKEALHIRVGQKNIAEFSALHLDHAQTFLHDLKLTPRETEIARRILKEVQDRLGFLISVGLDYLTLNRSAATLSGGEGQRIRLANQIGSGLTGVLYILDEPSIGLHQRDNRRLLDTLFKLRDLGNTVVVVEHDEEAIRCADYLVDMGPRAGEHGGEVVASGKPEVITQSANSLTGQYLSGKLTIAIPEKRREPDLKRIISLSGVATHNLRKVDATLPLGLFNCITGVSGSGKSSLILDTLYPALAQRLHSARVASGVFDRIQGLSQLDKVIHIDQSPIGRTPRSNPATYTGLFTPIRELFAAVPEARARGYKPGRFSFNVKGGRCEACAGEGLSKIEMLFLPDIFVTCDLCDGSRYNRETLEILFKGLSISQALNLTVEEALELFTAFPAVRNKLSTLMDVGLGYIRLGQAATTLSGGEAQRVKIARELSKRATGRTLYILDEPTTGLHFDDIRKLLEVLQRLVESGNTIVVIEHNLDVIKCADWIIDLGPEGGEKGGCVVAEGSPEIVANKKGSWTGSYLKTILENQ is encoded by the coding sequence ATGAAACCAAAGAAAATCATCATCCGGGGTGCCCGGGAGCATAATTTAAAAAACATCAACCTGGAGCTGCCCACCGATGCCCTTACCGTCATCACCGGCGTCTCCGGCTCCGGCAAATCCTCCCTGGCCTTCGACACCCTGTCGGCGGAAGGGCAACGGCGCTATGTGGAGTCCCTCTCAGCCTATGCCCGGCAATTTTTGAGCATGCGCTCCAAACCCGACGTGGATGCCATCGAGGGTCTCTCCCCGTCCATCTCCATCGAACAAAAATCCACCTCCAAAAACCCCCGTTCCACGGTGGGTACGGTGACGGAGATTCACGACTATCTGCGCCTGCTCTTTGCCCGCATCGGCAAACCTTTCTGTCATGGCTGTGGCGATCCCATCGAAAGCCAGACCATCAGCCAGATGGTGGATGCCCTGCTGGATCTGCCGGAAAAAACCCGCATGCTCCTCACCGCTCCCATCGTCATGGGTCGCAAGGGAGAGTATCGCAAGGAGTTTGCCCAGCTGCAAAAACAGGGATTCACCCGGGTGCTGGTGGATGGCGAAACCCATGAGATCAATGAAGTCCCAGCCTTAAACCGCAAAATCAAACACACCATCGCCGTGGTGGTGGACCGGCTGGTGGTCAAACCCGGCATTGAAGCCCGACTGGCCGACTCCCTGGAGACCGCTCTGGGACTCACCGAAGGCATTGTCAACGTGCTCATTCCCGGCGCCGAAGCCCGGGAAATTCTCTTTTCCGAACGCCACGCCTGCATCCGCTGCAACATCTCCTATCCGGAAATCGAGCCCCGGCTCTTTTCCTTCAACAATCCTTTTGGGGCCTGCACCCGCTGCGGTGGACTGGGTAGCGAAGAATATTTTGACCCGGAACTGGTGGTCCCCAACCCCGACCTCACCCTCCGGGGTGGAGCCGTCGCCCCCTGGGCCAAACCCACAGCCCACCAATCCCGGGAAATTCTCTATACCGTGGCCGAACATTTCGGCATCGACATCCGCACCCCCTGGACAGATCTGCCCGAAGGGGACCGGGAAGTGTTGTTAAACGGCGGTGGGGAGGAAAAAATCCGTTTTAAATATCGCGGTTTTCGACGCCGACGGCGCACGGTCCACCAGCAGTGGGAGGGCATTCTCGACCTGCTGGAAAAACGCTATGTCGAAACCGAATCCGACGAAGTGCGGGAAGAGTTGCGCCAATATCGCTCCGGCTCCCCCTGCCCCACCTGCCAGGGACAGCGACTGCGCAAGGAAGCTTTGCATATTCGGGTGGGCCAAAAAAACATCGCCGAATTTTCAGCCCTCCACCTGGACCACGCCCAGACATTCCTCCACGACCTGAAGCTCACCCCCCGGGAAACAGAAATCGCCCGGCGAATTCTCAAGGAGGTGCAGGACCGTTTGGGTTTTCTCATCTCCGTCGGCCTCGATTATCTCACCTTAAACCGCTCAGCAGCCACTCTGAGCGGTGGGGAAGGGCAGCGGATACGCCTGGCCAACCAAATCGGCTCCGGGCTCACAGGGGTGCTCTACATCCTGGATGAGCCCAGTATCGGTCTCCACCAACGGGATAACCGCCGCCTGCTGGATACCCTCTTCAAGCTTCGGGATCTGGGGAACACCGTGGTGGTGGTAGAACACGACGAAGAGGCGATCCGCTGTGCCGACTATCTGGTGGATATGGGACCGCGAGCGGGAGAGCACGGGGGAGAGGTGGTGGCCAGCGGCAAACCTGAGGTGATCACCCAATCGGCCAACTCCCTCACCGGCCAATATCTCTCCGGCAAGTTGACCATCGCCATCCCTGAAAAACGGCGAGAGCCGGACCTGAAACGGATCATCTCTCTGTCAGGAGTCGCCACCCACAACCTGCGCAAAGTCGACGCCACCCTGCCTCTGGGGCTATTCAACTGCATCACCGGGGTTTCAGGTTCCGGCAAATCAAGTCTGATACTGGATACCCTCTACCCGGCTCTGGCCCAACGGCTCCACTCCGCCCGGGTCGCCTCCGGCGTGTTTGACCGGATTCAAGGGCTCTCCCAGCTGGACAAGGTGATCCACATCGACCAATCCCCCATCGGTCGCACCCCCCGCTCCAACCCAGCCACCTACACCGGGCTCTTCACCCCCATCCGAGAGCTCTTTGCAGCGGTTCCCGAGGCCCGGGCCAGGGGTTATAAGCCGGGACGCTTCAGCTTCAACGTCAAGGGAGGCCGGTGTGAAGCGTGTGCCGGTGAAGGCCTTTCCAAAATCGAAATGCTTTTTTTACCGGACATTTTCGTCACCTGCGATCTGTGCGATGGCTCCCGATACAACCGGGAAACCCTGGAAATTCTTTTCAAGGGCCTCTCCATCTCCCAGGCATTGAATCTCACGGTGGAAGAAGCCCTGGAGCTCTTTACCGCCTTCCCGGCCGTACGCAATAAACTCAGCACCCTGATGGATGTCGGCCTCGGTTATATCCGCCTGGGACAGGCCGCCACCACCCTCTCCGGGGGGGAGGCCCAGCGGGTCAAAATTGCCCGGGAACTCTCCAAACGCGCGACGGGCCGAACCCTCTATATTTTGGATGAACCCACCACCGGCCTGCACTTTGACGACATCCGCAAGCTGTTGGAGGTGTTGCAACGACTGGTGGAATCAGGCAACACCATCGTCGTCATCGAGCACAACCTGGATGTCATCAAGTGTGCCGACTGGATTATCGACTTGGGACCGGAGGGGGGTGAAAAAGGGGGATGCGTGGTGGCGGAA
- a CDS encoding SCO family protein — protein sequence MFLAVGPKPLTPFQLIDHRGGSFGPEQFGGYWSLLFFGYTFCPDICPTVMGDLEGVFVEFEERRALDESLRAIFISVDPKRDDPERVGAYVDYFHPAFVGLTGDPKEIQALATQVGAVYFIRPGQEEEDYLVSHTASVFLIDPKGRFVGIFPAPHEPRKLAERFIQIRKQHEGETP from the coding sequence GTGTTCCTGGCGGTTGGACCCAAACCCCTTACCCCCTTCCAGCTGATCGATCATCGGGGTGGGTCATTTGGCCCGGAACAGTTTGGGGGCTATTGGAGTCTGCTGTTTTTCGGTTATACTTTTTGTCCCGATATTTGCCCCACGGTGATGGGGGATTTGGAGGGTGTTTTTGTAGAATTTGAAGAGAGAAGGGCGCTGGACGAAAGCTTGCGGGCGATTTTTATCTCGGTGGATCCCAAGCGGGATGACCCGGAGCGGGTGGGCGCGTATGTCGACTATTTTCACCCCGCATTTGTCGGGCTCACTGGTGATCCCAAAGAGATACAAGCTCTGGCAACTCAGGTGGGGGCTGTCTATTTTATCAGGCCGGGGCAGGAGGAAGAGGATTATCTGGTCTCTCACACCGCTTCGGTTTTTTTGATCGATCCCAAGGGGCGCTTTGTGGGGATTTTTCCAGCTCCCCATGAACCCCGGAAACTGGCTGAACGTTTTATTCAAATACGAAAACAACACGAAGGAGAAACACCATGA
- a CDS encoding copper chaperone PCu(A)C has protein sequence MKYLLGLFAALVCGFGVQSGAVAMDGSHTVHVDKAWVRAAPPNAAVMAGYFILMNGSNTEQVLTGAKSDQFNKVEIHRTEMHDGMAHMIEQKELKIGVNKEVMLRPGGLHLMLIGPKAPIKEGDTVEMVLTFGSGEEMVVSAPVKKGPMGKMKMGGKEMDHSKPMDHSKHMMKH, from the coding sequence ATGAAATATCTGTTGGGGCTGTTTGCGGCCCTGGTCTGTGGATTTGGGGTGCAGAGTGGGGCTGTAGCGATGGATGGCAGCCATACCGTACATGTGGATAAGGCCTGGGTGCGGGCAGCACCTCCCAATGCCGCAGTGATGGCAGGTTATTTTATCCTCATGAACGGTTCCAATACCGAGCAGGTACTGACCGGTGCCAAAAGCGATCAGTTCAACAAGGTGGAGATCCATCGCACTGAAATGCACGATGGCATGGCGCACATGATCGAGCAAAAAGAGCTTAAGATCGGTGTGAACAAAGAGGTGATGCTCCGTCCTGGTGGCTTGCATCTGATGCTGATCGGCCCCAAGGCCCCCATCAAGGAAGGGGATACCGTGGAGATGGTCCTCACCTTTGGCAGCGGCGAGGAGATGGTCGTGAGTGCTCCCGTGAAAAAAGGCCCCATGGGCAAGATGAAAATGGGTGGCAAGGAGATGGATCACTCCAAGCCCATGGATCACTCCAAGCACATGATGAAGCATTGA
- a CDS encoding bifunctional precorrin-2 dehydrogenase/sirohydrochlorin ferrochelatase, producing MTGYMAELILEDQPVLMFGGGRVARRKLTGLVPAKAHITVVAPHLDPGVAEGVAMGEIQHEAGFYSLARLTRAPRPVLVFAATGDAGLNQIIAAACREQGLLCNSADDPRSSSLLVPAVVRRGKVSVAVSSGGLSPSLSRLLKERIDRWLEGGWGAVADLFGAERARVKESLPVDRVRHRFWRETALALDDEERVDAPDNSSWFAARLDQAKEVSREESGQ from the coding sequence GTGACCGGATATATGGCGGAATTGATTCTGGAGGACCAACCGGTTCTGATGTTTGGCGGTGGTCGGGTAGCCAGGCGCAAGTTGACGGGGCTGGTACCTGCCAAAGCCCATATCACGGTGGTGGCTCCTCACCTCGATCCCGGGGTGGCGGAGGGGGTGGCCATGGGGGAGATCCAACATGAAGCCGGTTTTTATTCCCTGGCCCGCCTGACCCGTGCACCTCGTCCGGTATTGGTGTTTGCCGCCACCGGGGATGCAGGGTTAAATCAAATCATCGCCGCAGCATGTCGGGAGCAAGGGCTGCTGTGCAACTCTGCTGATGATCCCCGATCAAGCTCCCTGCTGGTGCCAGCCGTGGTGCGGCGGGGCAAGGTGTCGGTGGCAGTCTCTTCCGGGGGATTGAGTCCATCTCTGTCGCGTCTGCTCAAAGAGCGCATCGACCGCTGGCTGGAAGGGGGATGGGGGGCGGTGGCTGATCTGTTTGGAGCTGAACGGGCACGGGTCAAGGAGAGCTTGCCGGTGGATCGGGTCCGGCACCGCTTTTGGCGGGAGACCGCTTTGGCCCTTGATGATGAAGAGAGGGTGGACGCCCCAGACAACAGCAGCTGGTTTGCCGCTCGACTCGACCAGGCCAAGGAAGTCAGTCGGGAAGAATCAGGGCAGTGA
- a CDS encoding 6-carboxytetrahydropterin synthase translates to MFEVSLTIDFCYGHRLLDYDGKCKHLHGHNGKARVVLQGDSLDNRGILFDFKEVKQKVKGWIDEEIDHTLLLRADDPLLPLLEGREERVRALTDNPTAETLARWIHTQVTTFGYPVVEVTVWESDCCSATYR, encoded by the coding sequence ATGTTCGAAGTTTCCCTCACCATCGACTTTTGCTATGGCCATCGTCTTTTGGATTATGATGGCAAGTGCAAACATCTCCACGGCCACAACGGCAAAGCCCGGGTAGTGCTCCAGGGGGATAGCCTGGATAATCGGGGTATTTTGTTTGATTTCAAGGAGGTCAAACAGAAGGTCAAGGGGTGGATCGATGAGGAGATCGACCACACCCTGCTTCTGCGGGCCGACGATCCTCTGCTCCCTCTTCTGGAAGGACGGGAGGAGCGGGTGCGGGCCTTGACCGATAATCCCACCGCCGAAACCCTCGCCCGATGGATCCACACCCAGGTGACCACCTTTGGCTATCCCGTGGTCGAGGTAACGGTTTGGGAGTCTGACTGCTGCTCCGCCACCTATCGTTGA
- a CDS encoding NAD-dependent epimerase/dehydratase family protein, translated as MSDKVFITGGAGFVGCAVSRHLLDLGHEVALYDSFLNYVFPLDKIHLDNLMNRLATVENDVKVYRGSTENQDCMRRAIMDFKPNRIIHLAAMPLANLAVDHPEEAVQSIVMGTLNLLHIARDLPQLDRLVYVSSSMVYGDFPNRPVQEDDAKDPKEVYGSMKLSGELMIRAFSRLFGLQSTVIRPSAVYGPTDNNRRVLGIFLENALTGKPLIVKGRGHALDFTFVGDSAAGIASAALHEKAAGKAYNITRGRGRTIYDAAQIVAKLVPGTEVIEAPADPRMPVRGGLDVSLAKSEIGFNPQVDLEEGLAQYHAYLQDQRQRGVW; from the coding sequence ATGAGCGACAAGGTCTTCATCACCGGGGGTGCCGGGTTTGTTGGTTGCGCCGTCAGCCGTCATCTATTGGATCTGGGCCACGAAGTAGCCCTCTACGACTCTTTTCTGAACTACGTCTTTCCCCTGGATAAAATCCACCTGGACAACCTGATGAATCGTTTGGCCACGGTGGAAAACGATGTCAAAGTTTATCGGGGTAGCACCGAAAATCAGGACTGCATGCGCCGGGCGATCATGGATTTCAAGCCCAACCGCATCATCCATCTGGCAGCCATGCCTTTGGCCAATCTGGCGGTGGATCACCCGGAGGAAGCGGTGCAGTCCATCGTCATGGGCACCCTGAATCTACTGCACATCGCCCGGGATCTGCCCCAGCTGGATCGCTTGGTGTATGTCTCCTCCAGCATGGTCTACGGTGATTTTCCCAACCGACCGGTGCAAGAGGACGATGCCAAGGATCCCAAAGAGGTCTACGGCTCCATGAAGCTTTCCGGAGAGTTGATGATCCGGGCCTTCAGCCGTCTGTTTGGTTTGCAAAGCACGGTGATCCGCCCCTCTGCGGTTTATGGTCCTACGGATAACAACCGTCGGGTGCTGGGTATTTTTCTGGAGAACGCCCTGACCGGCAAGCCGCTGATCGTAAAGGGAAGGGGGCATGCCCTGGACTTTACCTTTGTGGGGGATAGCGCCGCAGGCATTGCCAGCGCCGCACTCCACGAAAAGGCTGCTGGCAAAGCCTATAACATCACCCGGGGGCGGGGGCGAACCATTTATGACGCCGCCCAGATCGTCGCCAAGCTGGTGCCGGGCACTGAGGTGATCGAGGCTCCGGCGGATCCACGCATGCCGGTGCGGGGGGGATTGGATGTCTCTCTGGCCAAAAGCGAAATCGGTTTCAACCCCCAGGTGGATCTGGAAGAGGGGCTCGCCCAATATCACGCCTATCTGCAGGATCAGAGGCAGCGCGGTGTCTGGTGA
- a CDS encoding DegT/DnrJ/EryC1/StrS family aminotransferase, with amino-acid sequence MTDTPMQIPFNALDRQFQQHREAFLGITERVLSGGRVLQGPEVGQFETDVARLCDRREGIAVGSCTDALGFALMACGIGPGDEVLVTGLSFIASLSPILRVGARPRFVDVDPAYGMMNLDLLESLVTPKTRAILAVHLYGQTLDMERVEAFARKHHLALIEDAAQALGAGDNGRPAGSMGDVSCLSFDPTKVIGSFSSAGAVVTDNSEIARIIRQLRYHGREPSTRAYEMPGYNSQLSSQMAGMLSYKLGHLEAWNHRRNELAGLYLDGLKGLKGVTLPAIRPGSSHNWHKFVLQVDDRDALKAALAKARIQSMIHYPRPLSDEPMTRILDLPVQATRVEETRRLCSRVLSLPIFPEMTDAEAAYVVEIVRSHYGHH; translated from the coding sequence ATGACCGACACCCCCATGCAGATTCCCTTTAACGCCCTGGATCGACAGTTTCAGCAACATCGGGAGGCGTTTCTCGGGATTACCGAACGGGTGCTCTCGGGAGGCCGGGTGTTGCAGGGGCCGGAAGTAGGGCAGTTTGAAACAGATGTGGCCCGCCTGTGTGACCGCCGGGAGGGGATTGCGGTGGGGTCTTGTACCGATGCCTTGGGCTTTGCCTTGATGGCGTGTGGCATCGGTCCGGGGGATGAGGTGCTGGTGACGGGGCTCTCTTTTATTGCCTCCCTCTCCCCCATTCTGCGGGTGGGCGCGCGTCCCCGCTTTGTGGATGTGGATCCCGCCTACGGCATGATGAATCTGGATCTCCTGGAAAGCCTGGTCACGCCGAAAACCCGGGCGATTTTGGCGGTGCATCTCTATGGACAAACTTTGGACATGGAGCGGGTCGAAGCCTTTGCCCGCAAGCATCACCTGGCGTTGATTGAAGATGCCGCTCAGGCGTTGGGGGCGGGAGACAACGGGCGGCCTGCTGGCAGCATGGGGGATGTGAGCTGCTTGAGTTTTGACCCGACCAAGGTGATCGGCTCTTTTTCCAGTGCGGGGGCCGTGGTGACCGACAACAGCGAAATAGCCCGGATCATCCGGCAGCTGCGCTATCACGGTCGAGAGCCTTCCACCCGTGCGTACGAAATGCCGGGCTACAACAGCCAGCTTTCCAGCCAGATGGCGGGAATGCTTTCCTATAAGCTGGGCCACCTGGAAGCCTGGAACCACCGGCGCAACGAATTGGCAGGGCTCTATCTGGATGGGCTCAAAGGGCTGAAGGGGGTGACCCTGCCCGCCATCCGCCCCGGTTCCAGCCATAACTGGCATAAATTTGTCCTTCAGGTAGATGATCGGGATGCCTTGAAAGCAGCTTTGGCCAAAGCCAGGATCCAATCGATGATCCACTATCCCCGGCCCCTGAGTGATGAGCCGATGACCCGGATCTTGGACCTGCCTGTGCAAGCCACCCGGGTGGAGGAGACCCGGCGTCTGTGTAGCCGGGTACTCTCTCTGCCGATTTTTCCAGAAATGACCGATGCCGAGGCCGCTTATGTGGTAGAGATTGTTCGGAGCCATTATGGCCACCATTGA
- a CDS encoding glycosyltransferase family 2 protein, with protein MTETTPSDPLDVSVCIPVFNEKSALRETLLELQVMMASLPYSYEFILIDDGSSDGCLETIRDIPDVRIIRHQRNLGGGIARLTGIRRARGRWILQTDADGTYPVERVPEMLKQMEQADMVIGARVRESATDWRWLRIMMKGLLKWLASIMAGYRIPDLNSGLRVYDRELALHYAYLYPPGHSIMSTMTLAFLTDRHRVEFVAIDYNVRKGPSSFHPIRDTYNYFITILRTVVFFDPLRVLMPVVLGFGLVALLFSIRNLILFASLGSVPPLLWLVAFLFFVLAILSDQFSRISRQIRHGRILNLYDRVIVEETEPWQKES; from the coding sequence ATGACCGAAACCACCCCTTCCGATCCACTGGATGTCAGTGTCTGCATTCCGGTTTTTAACGAAAAATCGGCGCTTCGGGAGACGCTTCTGGAGTTGCAGGTGATGATGGCAAGCCTGCCCTACAGCTACGAATTTATCCTCATTGACGATGGCTCCAGTGATGGTTGCCTGGAGACCATCCGGGATATTCCCGATGTGCGCATTATCAGGCACCAGCGCAATCTGGGAGGAGGGATCGCCCGCTTGACCGGTATTCGCCGGGCGCGGGGAAGGTGGATTTTGCAGACCGATGCCGATGGCACCTATCCGGTGGAGCGGGTGCCGGAGATGCTCAAGCAGATGGAACAGGCCGACATGGTGATCGGTGCCCGGGTGCGGGAGAGTGCCACCGATTGGCGTTGGCTCAGAATCATGATGAAGGGGCTGCTCAAATGGCTCGCTTCCATCATGGCGGGCTATCGCATTCCGGATCTTAACTCCGGGCTCAGGGTTTATGATCGGGAGCTGGCCCTCCACTACGCCTATCTCTATCCCCCGGGCCACTCCATCATGTCCACCATGACCCTGGCTTTTTTGACTGATCGCCACCGGGTCGAGTTTGTCGCCATCGACTATAACGTCCGCAAGGGGCCTTCGAGCTTTCATCCCATTCGGGACACCTATAACTATTTCATCACTATTTTGCGCACGGTGGTCTTTTTTGATCCGTTGCGGGTGTTGATGCCGGTGGTGTTGGGATTTGGTCTGGTGGCACTTCTGTTTAGCATCCGCAATTTGATTCTCTTTGCTTCTTTGGGGAGCGTGCCGCCACTGCTGTGGCTGGTGGCCTTTCTGTTTTTTGTCCTCGCCATCCTTTCCGATCAATTTTCCCGCATTTCCCGGCAGATCAGGCATGGCCGCATCCTGAATCTTTACGATCGGGTCATCGTTGAGGAAACGGAGCCGTGGCAAAAAGAGTCCTGA
- a CDS encoding NeuD/PglB/VioB family sugar acetyltransferase → MAKRVLILGAGAQARYILNTLSLLGDRQVLGLLDTFDNPDIHGSQIRGVTVLGGLSMLDSLPAAPNLQLITAIANLDQKQQIVARMQARGYRFGNAIHPRAILASTVTVGVGCVINAGVVVEDGAVIGDHVIIHAGAVVEHDNVVGDFVNIGPGVTTAGRVRMARGATLYTNATLLPDRVIGAGAVVGAGAVVTRDVLPAQVVVGVPARPIQERSSGASVGGASSSEPSSSDISSPEPSSSDVSSVSTFYLNTSG, encoded by the coding sequence GTGGCAAAAAGAGTCCTGATCCTGGGTGCCGGTGCCCAGGCCCGCTATATTCTCAACACCCTCTCCCTGCTGGGGGATCGTCAGGTGTTGGGGCTGCTGGATACCTTCGACAATCCCGACATCCATGGCAGCCAAATACGGGGCGTCACTGTCCTGGGGGGGCTTTCGATGCTGGATAGTCTGCCAGCCGCTCCCAATCTGCAACTCATCACCGCCATAGCCAATCTGGATCAAAAACAGCAGATCGTGGCTCGGATGCAGGCTCGGGGCTATCGCTTCGGCAACGCCATCCACCCCCGGGCTATTCTCGCTTCAACCGTTACGGTAGGGGTGGGGTGTGTCATCAACGCCGGAGTGGTGGTGGAGGATGGGGCGGTGATCGGCGATCATGTCATCATCCATGCCGGGGCCGTGGTGGAGCACGACAACGTAGTGGGGGATTTCGTCAATATCGGCCCCGGGGTGACCACCGCTGGTAGAGTCCGCATGGCGCGGGGAGCGACTCTCTATACCAACGCCACTCTCTTGCCGGATCGCGTGATTGGGGCCGGGGCGGTGGTGGGGGCCGGGGCGGTGGTGACCCGGGATGTATTGCCCGCTCAGGTGGTGGTTGGGGTTCCGGCTCGGCCTATCCAGGAGCGATCCTCTGGGGCTTCTGTTGGTGGTGCCTCATCTTCTGAGCCATCCTCTTCCGATATTTCTTCCCCTGAGCCATCTTCTTCTGATGTTTCTTCGGTTTCCACTTTTTACTTGAATACTTCCGGTTGA
- the asnB gene encoding asparagine synthase (glutamine-hydrolyzing): protein MCGIVGIVRFDGRPVEREELDRLNRAQIHRGPDDAGLFLEGGVGLAMRRLSILDLEQGRQPMTSADGHLVIVFNGECYNFRQIRAELQSLGRAFRTDCDTEVVLEGYGVWGAGVLDRMIGMWGLAIYDRRSKELFLARDRLGKKQIYYGLEGGELVFGSEMATLPLHASRYRRVCRSSIGEFLTHSYIAGPHTALEGVSLLPEGHYAKISAGGALQLTRYWDLNAPDGDPVPGNRDEAAEACYALLRDSVRQRLVSDVPVSVMLSSGLDSSAIGYLLAQELDAPLQAFSIGFGDRDFDEAADSGAFARQMGIPWQTAHLTGEAVADHFENLIDHSSSLQGNTAQIIYYHVNRMIGEAGFKVALNGSGGDELFAGYRTYQADTLFKVWRRLPGWLQKSVTGGVSLMPAQMGRVSLDYMLKQFTRCPYDSPSQAHGYWRHIFSTDELTQLLDPTIPAHPAALYDRAFGEIGGDPEIINTLLRADLKAWLGPMLPWVDNVSMAHSVELRLPFLDHRLVQKALNLPPHMLFQGWKLKGLMKRFLNHRLPHDTLHRRKRGTHLPLGRWLNGPLAELADHYLSPETVQGHGLMDPTMVANLLQAHREGRQENTFKLWNLIVLNAWMERFGISG from the coding sequence ATGTGCGGCATTGTCGGCATCGTGAGGTTTGACGGCAGGCCGGTAGAGCGGGAGGAGCTGGACCGGCTCAATCGCGCCCAGATCCATCGGGGGCCTGACGATGCTGGGCTGTTTCTGGAGGGGGGGGTGGGGTTGGCCATGCGCCGTCTCTCCATCCTTGATCTGGAACAGGGTCGGCAGCCCATGACCAGCGCCGACGGTCATCTGGTGATCGTCTTCAACGGCGAGTGCTACAACTTTCGTCAGATTCGGGCCGAGCTTCAGAGCCTGGGCCGTGCTTTTCGCACCGATTGCGATACCGAAGTGGTGCTGGAGGGGTATGGGGTGTGGGGGGCCGGGGTGCTGGATCGCATGATCGGCATGTGGGGGCTGGCGATCTATGATCGGCGCAGCAAAGAGCTTTTCCTGGCTCGGGATCGTCTGGGCAAAAAGCAGATCTATTATGGCTTGGAGGGGGGAGAGCTGGTGTTCGGCTCGGAGATGGCCACCCTGCCGCTTCACGCTTCCCGCTATCGCCGGGTGTGTCGTTCATCCATCGGCGAATTTTTGACCCACAGCTATATTGCCGGCCCCCATACCGCTCTGGAAGGGGTCTCCCTGTTGCCGGAGGGGCACTATGCCAAAATATCGGCTGGTGGGGCGCTGCAACTGACGCGCTATTGGGATCTCAACGCCCCGGATGGGGATCCCGTGCCCGGTAATCGTGATGAAGCGGCTGAAGCGTGCTATGCCCTGCTGCGGGATTCGGTGCGTCAGCGTCTGGTCTCGGATGTGCCGGTGTCGGTGATGCTCTCTTCCGGGCTTGATTCTTCGGCCATCGGTTATCTCCTGGCGCAAGAACTGGATGCGCCGTTGCAGGCCTTTTCCATCGGTTTTGGCGACCGGGATTTTGACGAAGCGGCGGACTCCGGAGCCTTTGCCCGGCAGATGGGCATTCCCTGGCAGACGGCCCACCTGACCGGGGAGGCGGTGGCGGACCATTTTGAAAATCTCATCGATCACTCCTCCTCGCTCCAGGGCAACACCGCCCAGATCATCTACTATCACGTCAATCGCATGATTGGTGAGGCAGGGTTCAAGGTGGCGCTCAATGGCAGCGGTGGGGATGAGCTGTTTGCCGGTTATCGCACCTATCAGGCGGATACTCTCTTCAAGGTGTGGCGGCGGCTGCCGGGGTGGCTGCAAAAGAGTGTCACGGGCGGGGTTTCCCTGATGCCAGCCCAGATGGGTCGGGTTTCCCTCGATTATATGCTCAAGCAATTCACCCGCTGCCCCTACGACTCTCCCTCCCAAGCCCACGGTTACTGGCGCCATATCTTTTCCACCGATGAGCTGACCCAACTGCTGGACCCCACCATTCCGGCTCACCCGGCAGCGCTTTATGATCGGGCTTTTGGGGAGATCGGGGGGGATCCCGAGATCATCAATACCCTGCTTCGGGCCGACCTCAAGGCGTGGCTCGGTCCCATGCTTCCCTGGGTGGATAACGTCTCCATGGCCCATAGTGTGGAGCTGCGTTTACCCTTTCTCGACCATCGTCTGGTACAAAAGGCGCTGAATTTGCCCCCCCATATGCTTTTTCAGGGCTGGAAATTGAAGGGGCTTATGAAGCGGTTTTTAAACCACCGACTGCCCCACGACACCCTCCACCGCCGCAAACGGGGAACCCACCTGCCCTTGGGCCGCTGGTTGAATGGACCATTGGCTGAACTGGCTGATCACTATCTCTCCCCCGAAACCGTCCAGGGGCATGGCTTGATGGATCCCACGATGGTCGCCAACCTGTTGCAGGCGCATCGGGAGGGGCGGCAGGAAAACACCTTCAAGCTTTGGAACCTGATTGTCCTGAACGCCTGGATGGAGCGGTTTGGTATCTCGGGGTAG